From Streptomyces sp. NBC_00690, a single genomic window includes:
- a CDS encoding DUF4236 domain-containing protein translates to MSFNYHKRITLIPKLLHLTIGTHGWSLSLGGRRAHLTRDSHGRRGAAVRLPGGFTWRRHSRRHRH, encoded by the coding sequence ATGTCGTTTAACTACCACAAGCGCATCACCTTGATCCCGAAGCTGCTCCACCTCACCATCGGCACCCATGGCTGGTCACTGAGCCTGGGCGGGCGCCGGGCCCATCTCACCCGGGACAGCCACGGCAGGCGCGGTGCGGCGGTCCGGTTGCCGGGCGGCTTCACCTGGCGCCGCCACTCGCGCCGCCACCGTCACTGA
- a CDS encoding DUF1697 domain-containing protein: protein MTTRYALLLRGINVGGSRKVPMAALREVLAELGHSDVTTYLQSGNAAFSSSLGDDEQALAAALERAIEKHFGFTVDCLVRDHAYLAAVRDDCPFPADELEPKQLHVTYFSEQVAADRLAAVDRAAFAPEDFQLGDRALYLYLPEGIGRSKLAETLAKPRLLPGVIATTRNWNTVRKLVELTVQ, encoded by the coding sequence ATGACGACCAGATACGCACTCCTGCTGCGCGGCATCAACGTCGGTGGCAGCAGGAAGGTCCCCATGGCTGCCCTCAGGGAGGTCCTGGCCGAGCTGGGCCACTCGGACGTGACCACCTACCTCCAGAGCGGCAACGCAGCCTTCAGCAGCTCATTGGGAGACGATGAGCAGGCCCTCGCCGCGGCCCTGGAGCGCGCCATCGAGAAGCACTTCGGATTCACGGTGGACTGCCTGGTGCGCGACCACGCCTACCTCGCGGCCGTACGGGACGACTGTCCCTTCCCCGCCGATGAGTTGGAGCCCAAGCAACTCCACGTCACCTACTTTTCCGAGCAGGTCGCGGCCGACCGTCTTGCCGCAGTCGACCGGGCGGCCTTCGCCCCCGAGGACTTCCAGCTCGGGGACCGCGCGCTCTATCTATACCTACCGGAGGGGATCGGCCGGTCCAAGCTCGCCGAGACCCTGGCCAAGCCCCGCCTGCTGCCGGGAGTCATCGCCACCACCCGCAACTGGAACACCGTCCGCAAACTGGTGGAACTCACCGTTCAGTGA